The genome window AGAGCCTACCCAAGAAGATATTCAAAAAGCCCAAAAGGGTTTGGAGGAAATAAAAAAAATATTAGCCCAGGGTGAATATGATGTAGTGGTTCTAGATGAAATTCATATCGCACTATATTATAAATTATTTAATATAGAAAAAGTCATTGAAGCCATAGAAGGAAGAGCACCCCATGTAGAAGTGATCTGTACAGGGCGTAAGGCTCCTCAAAAGTTAATAGAATTGGCTGATTTAGTAACAGAGATGAAGGAGATAAAACACTATTATACCCAAGGAGTGCAAGCCCGGGAGGGTATTGAGAAATAACAAAAATCCTGATGAATATTCATCAGGATTTTTTGTTATTTCTTAGGAAGAAAAGGTTTCAGCCCCTCAAAGCTTT of Irregularibacter muris contains these proteins:
- the cobO gene encoding cob(I)yrinic acid a,c-diamide adenosyltransferase, giving the protein MDKGYVQIYTGDGKGKTTAALGLSLRAVCAGKKVYFGQFIKGMDYSELKAVEFLPHLKIKQFGQDCFIFKEPTQEDIQKAQKGLEEIKKILAQGEYDVVVLDEIHIALYYKLFNIEKVIEAIEGRAPHVEVICTGRKAPQKLIELADLVTEMKEIKHYYTQGVQAREGIEK